A single Parabacteroides timonensis DNA region contains:
- a CDS encoding DUF3872 domain-containing protein, producing MNKSINISRLGLSLFIGIIACLLSSCDNEVDIQQAYPFTLETMPVQTKIVRGETAEIRCTLRREGRYDEARYTIRYFQPDGKGTLRMDDGTVFLPNDRYPLDREVFRLYYTSASSDQQTIDIYVEDNFGQCVQLTFDFNNENEEKEEV from the coding sequence ATGAACAAAAGTATCAATATTTCAAGATTAGGGCTTTCCCTTTTCATCGGGATAATAGCCTGCCTGCTCTCTTCCTGCGATAACGAGGTGGATATTCAGCAGGCATATCCGTTCACCCTCGAAACGATGCCCGTGCAAACGAAAATCGTGCGCGGGGAAACCGCCGAAATTCGCTGCACGCTCCGCCGCGAGGGACGCTACGACGAGGCGCGGTACACAATCCGCTATTTCCAACCCGACGGCAAAGGCACGCTCCGCATGGACGACGGCACGGTGTTCCTGCCCAACGACCGCTATCCGCTCGACCGCGAGGTGTTCCGCCTCTACTATACCTCCGCATCGTCCGACCAGCAGACCATCGACATTTATGTCGAGGACAATTTCGGGCAGTGCGTGCAGCTCACGTTCGACTTCAACAATGAAAACGAAGAAAAGGAGGAGGTGTAG
- a CDS encoding DUF6956 domain-containing protein yields METNAVNYRTMIVTFAEPIRTLDNFFDDVEAWGAASLKEWIDCYESTRFTQTGERMAVITSEYNMECVKEWLERYMPIDNLFSA; encoded by the coding sequence ATGGAAACTAACGCAGTAAATTACCGGACAATGATAGTAACCTTTGCGGAACCGATCCGCACATTGGATAACTTTTTCGACGACGTGGAAGCATGGGGCGCCGCCTCGCTCAAAGAGTGGATCGACTGCTATGAAAGCACGCGCTTCACGCAGACAGGCGAGCGTATGGCGGTTATCACCTCCGAATACAACATGGAGTGTGTGAAAGAGTGGCTGGAACGCTATATGCCCATCGACAACCTCTTTTCGGCCTAA
- the traM gene encoding conjugative transposon protein TraM, whose protein sequence is MEQKEQNKNPTASPKEAKPEKPLTEAQRQKRKKMLVYPLMGLLFAGSMWLIFAPSDKEKAEQQQGVGFNTEMPLPAESGIIADKRTAYEQAQMEEKQQERRSQMHDLASLFSDGKEDAEDGGGDFDLLNPEPEQPARSHGGGSSRQTIQSSASAYHDINRTLGSFYEKPADDPEKEELRERVEELEAMMTRQAEPSGTSLDDQVALLEKSYELAAKYMPAGQGGTGQVSASDDTRAYAEKKRNGATRNGKALAMPVQQVTTQVVSALTQPMTSAEFIAANSGERNYGFNTAIGNVQTDDKNTIAACVHADQTITDGQAVRLRLLEPMEVAGTRIPRNTVVVGAARVQGERLGVEITSLEYKGTIIPVELAVYDSDGQEGIFIPNSMEVSAVKEVAANMGSSLGSSINISTDAGAQLASDLGKGVIQGASQYIAKKMRTVKVHLKAGYKVMLYQPEN, encoded by the coding sequence ATGGAACAGAAGGAACAGAACAAAAATCCGACGGCCTCCCCGAAAGAGGCGAAGCCTGAAAAGCCGCTGACCGAAGCGCAGCGGCAGAAACGTAAAAAAATGCTCGTGTACCCGCTGATGGGGCTGCTTTTCGCGGGGTCGATGTGGCTGATTTTCGCGCCCTCCGATAAGGAGAAAGCCGAACAGCAGCAAGGCGTCGGCTTCAATACCGAAATGCCGCTGCCCGCAGAATCGGGCATCATCGCCGACAAGCGTACCGCCTACGAGCAGGCGCAGATGGAGGAAAAGCAGCAGGAACGCCGCTCACAGATGCACGACCTCGCCTCGCTGTTTTCGGACGGCAAGGAAGACGCGGAGGACGGGGGCGGCGACTTCGACCTGCTGAACCCCGAACCGGAGCAGCCCGCCCGTTCTCACGGCGGCGGCAGCTCCCGGCAGACGATCCAATCTTCCGCGTCGGCCTACCACGACATCAACCGCACGCTGGGCAGTTTCTACGAGAAGCCCGCCGACGATCCCGAAAAGGAGGAGTTGCGCGAGCGCGTCGAGGAGCTGGAGGCAATGATGACACGACAGGCGGAACCGTCCGGCACGTCGCTCGACGATCAGGTCGCCCTGCTGGAAAAGTCCTACGAGCTGGCCGCGAAGTACATGCCCGCAGGACAGGGCGGCACGGGACAGGTGTCCGCGAGCGATGACACGCGGGCGTATGCCGAGAAGAAGCGCAACGGGGCGACACGCAACGGCAAGGCGCTGGCGATGCCCGTGCAGCAGGTAACGACGCAGGTAGTATCGGCGCTCACGCAGCCGATGACCAGCGCGGAGTTTATCGCGGCCAACAGCGGAGAGCGGAACTACGGTTTCAACACGGCTATCGGGAACGTACAGACGGACGATAAGAATACCATCGCGGCGTGCGTACATGCCGACCAGACCATCACCGACGGGCAGGCCGTGCGCCTGCGGCTGCTGGAGCCAATGGAAGTAGCCGGAACACGTATCCCCCGAAATACGGTCGTCGTGGGAGCGGCACGTGTGCAGGGCGAACGCCTCGGCGTGGAGATTACCTCGCTCGAATATAAGGGTACGATTATTCCCGTTGAACTCGCCGTGTACGACAGCGACGGTCAGGAGGGTATCTTCATCCCCAATTCGATGGAGGTCAGCGCCGTCAAGGAGGTGGCCGCCAATATGGGTTCGTCGCTCGGTTCGAGCATCAACATCTCCACCGATGCCGGGGCGCAGCTTGCCTCCGATTTGGGGAAAGGTGTCATTCAGGGCGCGAGCCAATATATCGCAAAGAAGATGCGCACCGTCAAAGTGCATCTGAAAGCCGGGTATAAAGTCATGCTTTACCAACCGGAGAATTAA
- a CDS encoding DUF4141 domain-containing protein, which yields MKHRIILLFSACLLLAGTARAQWVVSDPGNLAQGIINASKNIIHTSKTATNMVSNFQETVKIYEQGKKYYDALKKVNNLVKDARKVREVILMVGEVSDIYVNSFQKMLRDENYTPEELSAIAFGYTKLLEESNGVLTEMKDVVNITTLSMTDKERMDVVDRCYNSMKRYRNLVSYYTNKNISVSYLRAKKKNDMDRVLALYGNGSERYW from the coding sequence ATGAAACATAGAATCATCCTACTTTTCAGCGCGTGCCTGCTCCTTGCGGGCACGGCGCGGGCGCAATGGGTTGTCAGCGATCCGGGCAATCTTGCGCAGGGCATCATCAATGCCTCGAAGAACATCATCCACACCTCGAAAACAGCGACCAATATGGTCAGCAATTTTCAGGAAACCGTCAAGATATACGAACAGGGTAAGAAATATTACGACGCACTGAAAAAGGTAAATAACCTCGTCAAAGACGCCCGCAAGGTGCGCGAAGTGATCCTGATGGTCGGCGAGGTATCGGACATCTACGTGAACAGCTTCCAGAAAATGCTGCGCGATGAGAATTATACGCCCGAAGAGCTTTCGGCCATCGCCTTCGGCTATACCAAACTGCTGGAGGAAAGCAACGGCGTACTGACGGAAATGAAAGACGTGGTGAACATCACCACGCTCTCGATGACCGACAAGGAGCGCATGGACGTGGTGGACAGGTGCTACAACTCGATGAAGCGTTACCGCAACCTCGTGAGCTATTACACCAACAAGAATATCTCGGTGAGCTACCTGCGGGCGAAAAAGAAGAACGACATGGACAGGGTGCTTGCCTTGTACGGCAACGGCAGCGAGCGCTATTGGTAA
- a CDS encoding TraL conjugative transposon family protein translates to MRKIIARVNAWTDRQDERLRQKLEALPQRTKLAVVLVIFAFFTACALFTFGTALYEIGRENGRQIEIEHIQQLDLPQKQDSINLYKYYDYGTEGTEQKSDGLPERGEA, encoded by the coding sequence ATGAGAAAGATAATCGCGCGTGTAAACGCATGGACGGACAGGCAGGACGAACGGCTGCGTCAAAAGCTGGAGGCGCTGCCGCAACGCACGAAACTCGCCGTCGTCCTCGTAATCTTTGCCTTTTTCACCGCCTGCGCCCTCTTCACGTTCGGGACGGCGCTCTACGAAATCGGCAGGGAGAACGGACGGCAGATAGAGATCGAACATATCCAACAGTTAGACCTGCCCCAAAAGCAGGACAGTATCAACCTTTATAAGTATTACGATTATGGAACAGAAGGAACAGAACAAAAATCCGACGGCCTCCCCGAAAGAGGCGAAGCCTGA
- the traK gene encoding conjugative transposon protein TraK: MEFKSLKNIETSFRQIRLFGIVFISLCAAVSVYSVFSAYRFAERQREKIYVLDGGKSLMLALSQDLSQNRPAEAREHVRRFHELFFSLSPEKSAIEHNVKRALLLADKSAYNYYVDFAEKGYYNRVIAGNINQVLQVDSVVCNFDRYPYEVSTYARQMIIRESNVTERSLRTSCRLLNASRSDDNPNGFTIEGFTILENRDLQTLKR, encoded by the coding sequence ATGGAATTTAAGTCATTGAAAAATATCGAAACGTCGTTCAGGCAGATACGCCTGTTCGGGATCGTCTTCATCTCGCTGTGCGCCGCCGTCTCCGTCTATTCGGTTTTCAGCGCTTACCGCTTCGCCGAGCGGCAGCGCGAGAAGATCTATGTGCTGGACGGGGGCAAATCGCTGATGCTCGCGCTCTCGCAGGATTTGTCGCAGAACCGCCCTGCGGAGGCACGCGAACACGTCCGCCGCTTTCACGAGTTGTTCTTCTCACTCTCGCCCGAAAAGAGCGCCATCGAACACAATGTGAAACGTGCCCTGCTGCTGGCGGACAAAAGCGCCTACAATTACTACGTGGACTTCGCCGAGAAAGGCTACTACAACCGCGTCATCGCGGGCAACATCAACCAAGTGTTGCAGGTCGATTCTGTTGTCTGCAATTTCGACCGCTATCCCTACGAGGTCAGCACCTACGCGCGGCAAATGATTATCCGCGAGAGTAATGTTACGGAACGGAGCCTGCGGACATCGTGCCGCCTATTGAACGCCTCGCGTTCGGACGACAACCCCAACGGGTTCACCATCGAGGGGTTCACCATTCTGGAAAACCGCGATTTGCAAACATTGAAACGATAA
- a CDS encoding toprim domain-containing protein, producing MTIEEMRQLPLETFLQRLGYHPATQKRNELWYNAPYREEKTPSFKVNTDRNIWFDFGAGRGGDIFTLAGELIRSTDFLTQAKYISDTTGGNFVPLPAPRPAKERAAEPAFQEVEQKALMYDALKGYLAQRGIPADVAARHCRQVSYRVHGKPYFAIGFPNVSGGWELRSKLFKGCIPPKDISLVARQDAPTDACNVFEGFFDFLSAATLGMTKDSDALVLNSVGNLAKSFRYLDGYKKINCYLDNDEAGRKTIEALRARYKDKVIDCSGVYAGCKDLNEHLQKKVQEKTMNNKTVKFRL from the coding sequence ATGACGATTGAGGAAATGCGGCAGTTGCCTTTGGAAACCTTTCTGCAACGGTTGGGGTATCATCCGGCCACGCAGAAACGAAACGAGCTGTGGTACAACGCTCCTTACCGCGAGGAAAAGACGCCGTCGTTCAAGGTCAATACGGACAGGAATATTTGGTTCGACTTCGGGGCTGGACGTGGAGGGGATATTTTCACCCTTGCCGGGGAGCTGATCCGCAGCACGGATTTTCTCACGCAGGCCAAGTATATTTCGGACACGACGGGAGGGAATTTCGTGCCGCTCCCCGCGCCGCGACCAGCAAAGGAGCGTGCCGCCGAGCCTGCATTTCAGGAGGTCGAACAAAAGGCACTGATGTACGATGCGTTGAAAGGGTATCTCGCGCAGCGGGGCATTCCCGCTGACGTGGCCGCCCGCCACTGTCGGCAGGTCAGTTACCGTGTACACGGGAAGCCCTATTTCGCCATCGGCTTTCCGAACGTGTCGGGAGGATGGGAACTCCGCAGCAAGCTGTTCAAGGGGTGCATACCCCCGAAGGACATCTCCCTCGTGGCGCGGCAGGACGCACCGACGGATGCCTGCAACGTATTCGAGGGGTTCTTCGACTTCCTCTCCGCCGCGACGCTCGGAATGACCAAAGACAGCGACGCGCTGGTGCTTAATTCGGTCGGCAATCTGGCCAAGTCATTCCGGTATCTGGACGGCTATAAGAAAATCAACTGCTATCTGGACAATGACGAAGCCGGACGAAAGACCATCGAGGCGCTGCGTGCCCGCTACAAAGATAAAGTCATAGACTGTTCAGGGGTTTATGCAGGCTGCAAAGACCTCAATGAACACCTGCAAAAGAAAGTGCAGGAGAAAACAATGAATAACAAAACTGTAAAATTTAGGTTATGA
- the traN gene encoding conjugative transposon protein TraN — protein MKKYFVMMFALTLGMGAVNAQEVTNEQNAAAQVQAEETAEPTEGLTLQKEVYPLSEQDGDLYHGLTKKLTFDRMIPPHGLEVTYDKTVHVIFPAAVRYVDLGSPNLIAGKADGAENVIRVKATVRNFRTETNMSVITEDGSFYTFNVKYADEPLLLNVEMCDFIHDGSAVNRPNNAMEVYLSELGSESPMLVRLIMQSIYKQNKREVKHIGCKRFGIQYLLKGIYTHNGLLYFHTQIRNGSNVPFDVDFITFKIVDQKVAKRTAIQEQVIFPLRAHNYATRVAGKTDERTVFTMAKFTIPDDKCLVVELNEKNGGRHQSFVVENEDLVRANVINELKVK, from the coding sequence ATGAAAAAGTATTTTGTAATGATGTTTGCCCTCACGCTGGGCATGGGCGCGGTAAACGCGCAGGAAGTAACGAACGAGCAGAACGCGGCGGCACAGGTGCAGGCCGAAGAAACTGCGGAACCGACCGAGGGGCTGACCTTGCAGAAAGAGGTCTATCCGCTTTCGGAGCAGGACGGCGACCTCTATCACGGCCTCACGAAGAAACTCACCTTCGACCGCATGATACCCCCGCACGGGCTGGAGGTTACCTACGACAAGACCGTCCACGTCATTTTTCCGGCGGCGGTGCGCTACGTCGATCTGGGTTCGCCCAACCTGATAGCGGGCAAGGCCGACGGCGCGGAGAACGTCATCCGCGTAAAGGCGACGGTAAGGAATTTCCGGACGGAAACCAACATGTCGGTCATTACCGAGGACGGCTCGTTCTACACGTTCAATGTGAAATATGCCGATGAACCGCTGCTCCTGAATGTCGAGATGTGCGACTTCATCCACGACGGCAGCGCCGTGAACCGCCCCAACAACGCAATGGAGGTTTACCTCTCGGAGCTGGGCAGCGAAAGCCCGATGCTCGTGCGTCTTATCATGCAGTCCATCTACAAGCAGAACAAGCGGGAAGTGAAGCATATCGGCTGCAAACGCTTCGGGATTCAGTACCTCCTCAAAGGTATCTATACCCACAACGGCCTGCTGTATTTCCATACGCAGATTCGCAACGGCTCCAATGTGCCGTTCGACGTGGACTTTATCACGTTCAAAATCGTCGATCAAAAGGTCGCCAAGCGCACGGCAATCCAAGAGCAGGTGATCTTCCCGCTGCGTGCCCACAACTACGCTACGCGCGTGGCCGGAAAGACGGACGAACGCACCGTCTTCACAATGGCGAAATTCACCATCCCCGATGACAAATGTCTGGTCGTGGAGCTGAACGAAAAGAACGGAGGCCGTCATCAGTCGTTCGTCGTCGAGAACGAAGACCTCGTGCGGGCGAATGTCATTAACGAACTCAAAGTGAAATAA
- a CDS encoding tRNA (adenine-N(6)-)-methyltransferase: protein MIYAGGKNNPEGDEQYTPRHAVLPIIKYLPRNAVIWCPFDTANSEFVIALKEAGYEVVYSHIFTGQDFFEYEPQQWDIIVSNPPFSRKQQIVERCLTLGKPFALLLTNLWLNSSAPCRFFKERELQMLLFDKRINYSEKNAVYFSSSYFCHKVLPKQIVFENLAAVKGEKSRMWADMEKLKL from the coding sequence ATGATATATGCTGGAGGTAAGAATAATCCCGAAGGTGATGAACAGTACACACCGCGTCATGCGGTGCTGCCGATTATCAAGTACCTGCCCCGAAATGCGGTTATTTGGTGTCCGTTCGATACCGCAAACAGCGAATTTGTCATCGCACTGAAAGAGGCCGGATATGAGGTCGTGTATTCGCATATCTTCACGGGGCAGGACTTTTTCGAGTATGAGCCGCAGCAGTGGGACATCATCGTTTCCAATCCGCCGTTCAGCCGCAAGCAGCAGATCGTGGAACGCTGCCTCACGCTGGGCAAGCCGTTCGCACTGCTCCTGACGAATTTATGGCTGAACAGCAGCGCACCGTGCCGATTTTTCAAGGAGCGGGAGTTGCAGATGCTTCTGTTCGACAAACGGATAAACTACTCGGAAAAGAACGCCGTATATTTCAGTTCGAGCTACTTTTGCCACAAGGTGCTGCCCAAACAAATCGTATTTGAGAACCTTGCGGCGGTCAAAGGGGAAAAGAGCCGGATGTGGGCGGATATGGAAAAATTGAAGCTGTGA
- a CDS encoding DUF3873 family protein: MKTEMNVNGVSVCPTGEERHEYFTLTLSARKKKRLCQYDYRHTDGELYSCVAPTLEDCRAKRDIWLNNK; encoded by the coding sequence ATGAAAACAGAAATGAATGTAAACGGCGTATCGGTTTGTCCGACAGGAGAAGAACGCCACGAGTATTTTACCCTCACTCTTTCTGCCCGCAAGAAGAAGCGTCTTTGCCAATACGATTACCGGCACACAGACGGCGAATTGTATTCATGCGTGGCTCCGACATTGGAGGATTGCAGGGCTAAACGGGATATATGGTTGAATAATAAATAG
- a CDS encoding conjugal transfer protein TraO produces MKRFLIILVASLALFTGRADAQRCLPKMRGIELKTGMADGFYSHANRADAGYYFGAALSTYTKGGNKWVFGGEYLQRYNPYKESRIPSAQFTAEGGFYYNFLSDARKIFFLYLGGSALAGYETVNWGDKVLFDGSRLADKDAFVYGGAISLELESYITDRIALLVNVRERCLWGGSTGHFHTQYGIGVKFIIN; encoded by the coding sequence ATGAAGCGGTTTCTAATCATCCTTGTAGCGTCGCTCGCCCTCTTTACGGGGCGGGCAGACGCCCAACGATGCCTCCCCAAGATGCGGGGCATCGAGCTGAAAACGGGCATGGCTGACGGGTTCTACTCGCACGCGAACCGTGCCGACGCGGGGTATTATTTCGGGGCGGCGCTCTCGACCTATACCAAAGGCGGCAACAAGTGGGTGTTCGGCGGCGAGTACCTGCAACGCTACAACCCCTATAAGGAGAGCCGCATCCCTTCGGCGCAGTTCACGGCGGAGGGCGGCTTCTACTACAATTTCCTCTCCGACGCGCGAAAGATTTTCTTCCTCTATCTCGGCGGTTCGGCGCTCGCCGGATATGAAACCGTGAATTGGGGCGACAAGGTGCTGTTCGACGGCTCGCGCCTCGCGGATAAGGACGCTTTCGTGTACGGGGGTGCGATTTCGCTGGAATTGGAAAGCTACATCACCGACCGGATAGCGCTGCTCGTGAACGTGCGCGAGCGCTGCTTGTGGGGCGGCTCTACGGGGCATTTCCATACACAATACGGCATTGGTGTCAAGTTCATCATCAACTGA
- a CDS encoding DUF3876 domain-containing protein: protein MSISKERLLTLSSYLVGVAALMLQACTEVKETDCRKLCGNWVSVAGKPDVLIFREGDAYKVTVFKRSGLSRRLKPATYLLREENGNLFINTGYRIDIAYNEAADVLTFSPHGDYTRASEKQ from the coding sequence ATGAGTATAAGCAAAGAACGGCTGCTCACGTTGAGCAGCTATCTGGTGGGCGTGGCGGCTCTGATGCTGCAAGCCTGCACCGAAGTCAAGGAAACGGACTGCCGCAAGTTGTGCGGCAATTGGGTAAGCGTCGCAGGGAAACCCGACGTGCTGATTTTCCGCGAGGGCGATGCCTACAAAGTTACGGTATTCAAACGCAGCGGCCTCTCGCGCCGTTTGAAGCCCGCGACCTACCTGCTGCGCGAGGAGAACGGCAACCTCTTTATCAACACGGGCTACCGCATCGACATCGCCTACAACGAGGCGGCGGACGTGCTGACCTTCTCGCCGCACGGCGACTATACCCGTGCCAGCGAGAAGCAGTAA
- the traJ gene encoding conjugative transposon protein TraJ produces MEFDNLHTILRSLYQEMTPLCADMAGVAKGIAGLGALFYVAVRVWQSLARAEAIDVYPLLRPFAVGFCIMFFPTIVLGTINGVLSPVVQGTHRMLETQTMDMNEYRAQKDKLEYEAMMRNPETAYLVSNEEFDRQLEELGWSPGDMITMAGMYIERGMYNMKKSIRDFFREVLELLFAAAALLIDTLRTFFLIVLSILGPIAFAISVWDGFHSTLTQWICRYVQIYLWLPVADLFSTILAKIQVLMLQNDISELQNNPNFSLEASNGVYIVFLIIGIIGYFTIPTVAGWIIQAGGSGSYGRAVTQLAGRGAGLAGGVAGAAVGNAAGRAGRAGASMGRAAWNHTAGKLFKRK; encoded by the coding sequence ATCGAATTTGACAACCTGCATACGATCCTGCGTTCGCTTTATCAAGAGATGACGCCCCTCTGTGCGGACATGGCGGGCGTGGCAAAAGGTATCGCGGGGCTGGGCGCACTCTTCTATGTGGCGGTGCGCGTGTGGCAGTCGCTCGCCCGCGCCGAGGCCATCGACGTGTATCCCCTGTTGCGACCTTTCGCCGTGGGCTTCTGTATCATGTTCTTTCCGACCATTGTGCTGGGCACGATTAACGGGGTATTAAGCCCCGTCGTGCAGGGTACGCACCGGATGCTCGAAACGCAGACGATGGACATGAACGAATACCGGGCACAGAAAGACAAGCTCGAATACGAAGCGATGATGCGCAACCCCGAAACGGCCTACCTTGTCAGCAACGAGGAGTTCGACCGACAACTCGAAGAGCTGGGATGGTCGCCGGGCGATATGATTACGATGGCCGGAATGTATATCGAACGCGGTATGTATAACATGAAGAAATCCATCCGCGACTTTTTCCGCGAGGTGCTGGAGCTGTTGTTCGCCGCTGCCGCGCTGCTGATTGACACGCTGCGGACGTTCTTTCTGATTGTCCTTTCCATCCTCGGCCCGATAGCCTTTGCTATCTCCGTCTGGGACGGCTTTCATTCCACGCTCACGCAGTGGATATGCCGCTATGTGCAGATATACCTGTGGCTTCCCGTCGCCGACCTGTTCAGCACCATATTGGCGAAAATCCAAGTGCTGATGCTGCAAAACGACATCTCGGAGTTGCAGAACAATCCGAATTTCTCACTCGAAGCCTCCAACGGCGTCTATATCGTGTTCCTGATTATCGGCATTATCGGGTATTTCACGATTCCGACCGTCGCCGGGTGGATTATCCAAGCCGGAGGTTCGGGCAGCTACGGACGCGCCGTTACGCAGCTTGCCGGACGAGGAGCCGGACTTGCCGGAGGAGTGGCGGGTGCTGCCGTTGGTAATGCCGCCGGACGTGCCGGAAGAGCGGGCGCAAGCATGGGCAGGGCTGCATGGAACCATACCGCCGGAAAATTATTCAAACGTAAATAA